One Pseudomonadota bacterium genomic window, GATGAAGGCCTACGTGCCCGCGAGCATCGCGTTTCGTCAGGGCATCTTCGACGTCGAGTTCCCGCCCGGCACGTTCCGACCGCCGCTCACGCGGCCGATTCCGATACCCGACTCCTCCTGACTCTCCTTCGCTGAAGTCGAAGCGAACCTCCTACCTCGTCTCGGAGGACTCGGAATCGCACTAGAGCTCGCGCTGTTCCCGCTCGAGACGACGCACCGATCCGTTCGAACACCTTCCTCGTGCAGAGCCGACTCGCCCGACCCTATCGAAACCAGGCTCGACACGCGTTCGTCGTTCGTAGAGCTGCCAACCGCGACGTTTAGTCGCTCGCCGTCACGACCGTCCGCCTGGAACTTACCGACCACTTCCCGATACGTTCGGGGAGAGTACTGGTATCTCTACGGCAGTATTGGGCAGTATTGGGGTATTGGCAGTATTGGGGTATCTCTACGGCAGTATTGGGGTATTGGGGGTATTGGGGTATTGGGTATTGGCAGTATTGGCAGTATTGGGGTATTGGGGCTCCGGCGCGATCGTAGACCTTCGACTTGGAGATGATGAACCGCGCCGAAGCGCGAAGGTGGGTGTGGGAAAACTGCGGTCTCGCCTACGGGGCCTTCTTGCCGGCGCCTTCCTTGGCCTTGTTCTCGGCCTCGATGATCGCCTTCAGCTCCTCCGGGGTCGCCGGCGGCGGGCAGTCGAGGCACTCGTGGCCCTGGTAGTCGAGCACGCCGTCGGGATCCATGAAGCCGACCGCCGACTGCTGCGCGAAGCGGCCCGTGATCTTGTACTTGTGGCCGACCTTCCAGTCCCAGACGATCGGGACGAGGAACTCGCCGAGCTCCGTCACCTTGCTCGGATCCGCGGCGATCGCCCGGGCGTCCTCCATCTCCTTGAAGCTCTGGGCGAAGCCCACGACCGGCATGAGCCGCTTGTCGAGCGTCTCCTTGGGATCGTCCGCGAGGTAGATGTGCGGCATCTCGACGCGGCACGGCGCACCCTCGGCGCACACGGGTTTCTCGTACATCTTCGCGAGGTACCCCGTGACCGTGATCGTCGTGTCGAACGCCTTCTCCCGGGACTTGCGCGCGCCGAACACCGAGTACGAGCTGTCGCCGTACGTCAAAGGCACGTTGGGCACCGGGATCTTCGGCACCGGCGGGAGGTTCGCCTTGTACGTCTCGATCTTCTCGACGTCCACCTTCGGGCCCTTCGCCTGCTTCTCGCACGCGGGGAAGGCCAGGAGGGCGACCAGGACCACCGCAACGCACGCAGACATCCGCTTCATGGGGTCAGCTCCTTTGGTTGCGCAAACTGCCGCGAATCGCCGGGGAATGTACCACAGCCCAGCGGGTGGGTTCAATCAGCGACGGCGGCAATCGCGGAGACGGCCCCAAAGCCCCTTCGTCAAAAAGTCTGCATGACTCCGAAGACCAGCTTGAAAGGCTCCCGGCTCTTCTTCGCGATCGTCCCGTCGGCCTGCTCCACTTGCCTCTCGCGTTCAAGAGGAGTGATGGGAAAGGCGAAATCGAACGCGAACACCTGCTGCTGGACTCCGAGCGCGAGGACGTGGGCGCGCAGCCCGTAGCCGACCTCCGTGAACACTCGATCACCCCGGAAGAGCCCGTCGTACCCGTCGGCCCGGGAAATGGTCCCTCCTCCGACGAACAAGACCCCCTGGAACCGGTCGAGCCACGAGAAGAGCGGCGCCTTGACGTAGCCCGCGTCGAGGATGGTGTGGCGGTACTCGACGACGGCGTAGAAGCCGATTCTCCCATAGGTTTCGGCGACGTCGAAACCCTTCAGGATCTCGCGAACGGACAGGGCCTGGAGCTGTGCCGCCGCGGGCTGTCCCGCGAGCAGCATCGCGCCCGCGGACAACGCGAAGGTATGGCGGATCGCCGGGGAGAAGACACCGGTGTAGTTGGCGTGCAGCCGGCCCACCTGGACCGCGTTGCCGCTCGCGTCGGCGCCGAGCGTGTAGACGCCCGTGATCCAGAGCGAATAGCCGTGCAGCGGATCGTAGACGTACACGCGGTCGTCGCGGAACAGCGAGAAGCTCACGGAGCCGACCGTGGCCGCGAACCTGGTCTCCTCGGGGATCTCCGGGCCCGCGTCTTCGACCTCCCTGTACCGCGAGACTCCGAGAGCCGGGCCGTAGAACCATCTCCTCGCATTCAGGGTCCGCTTCGGGCCGAACGATCGGTAGTAGAGGACCTCGCCGCCCCAGCTCCTGGGCGTGAAGGCGCCGTTCGCCGCGACCGCATTGGTGAGGTCGTACTTTCTCCGAAACAGAAGCCCCATGTTGACGTAGGGATCGCCGGCCCTCAGGTCACCGGAAACCCCCGCTCGAACCAGTATCGGCGGTCTCAGGGGGAGACGGTGGAAGTTGTCGGCGAGCGGGTGCTCGTCCGACAGCTCCGGCGCCTCCACGAGCCTTCCCTTGGGGTCGATCACGACGTTGTCCAAAGGGGCGTTCGATGTCCATTCCACGAATCCGGATCCGCCTCGGCCTTTCCAGGTCGCCACGTGGCGGGCGCCGCTCTCGTCCTCGAGCTCCACCTTCACGGGCTCGATGACGGAATCCCCGTCCCGAATCACCTCGACCCTGTGCAGAACCCTGCCGCCCTCGGCCTTCTCGTCCTCGACGGAGCCGAGCCGGTAGTTCATCCTCGGATAGTCGCCGTACCATTGTTCGAAGAACCGGTTCGCACCGCGGCCGAGCGGCCTTCTCACCACCGTCCTGAAAGGCCTGTCGCTCCCCAGAAGCTCTCTCACGATCTCGTCCGTCGCCGCGGGCCCGAGCAGATCCTTCAGCTTGCCCAGGATCCGCTTGCCTCTCGGCAGGCGGTTCGTGGATCGCCACGGCTCGTCGCGCAGAGGATCGGGCTCCTCGATCGACTGGTAGTAGACATCGAGAAAAGGGACCTGCGGCGCATAGAGCAGGTTGTCGACCGTGGGCACGAAGCTGGCAAAGCCCACGAGGTCCTTGACGGTGCGCGATCCCTTGTGAATCTCCCTCGTGTAGCGCTCCGCGAAATGGGAGCCGATCAGGTCGGCCACGACGTAGCGATCCGACGGAGCCTCTTTGGCGTCCAAGCTCGGCCAGGTGAGCGCGGCGGCCGCGGCGCGCGCCAGGGCCAGGTCGTGGAACCAGAGCGCCGCATCGACGGGAACGAGCTGCCAGATGCGGTCGGAAACCAGCACCGGACCGGGACCGAGCTGAACCAGGTGGTCCCATGCGGGGATGCTGACGAGCACCACGCGGTCGGCGAGCTCGCACCCGGGCGCGACCTCGCGGATCATAGCCTCGGTGTTTCCCACGACCTCGAACACCCGGCCCGAGACGCTGAAGGTCCCCTCGTCCTTCAAGCCGCTCGGCAGGGCCCCCTGGTCGCCCCGGGTCTCCTTCCAGCCGAGCGCCTTCTTGTTGAGCGCCCTGTGCACGTGGACCACCTTGCCCCAGGCGAAGCTCTTCTCGTCCACCTCCATCCTGTCCATCGCCACGAGCACGAGCTCTTCGGTCTTCAAGCCCTTGGCCTCGATGGTCCTCGCGTTCGCTTCCCATGGAAAAACGACGTCGTGAAGCACGGCGCCCATGCCTTTGGGAAGGGCGACCCGGACGTCGGCCTCCATCACGTCCGAAGGAAGCGAGGTGTCCCGCCCGGTCAGGTCCGCCATCGGCCTCGGGAACCAGCCCCCGCCGAGTGAGACGACGCCTCTCGATCTGCCGAACCTGCCCCTGCGCTTCGGCACGGTCAGGCGGAAGCGCAGATCGAGCACCCCGGCCGCGCCGGCGGCGAGCGTCGTGCCGAGGCGCACCTCGGCTATCACTCTGTTCGATTGAATCCCGGAGCCGGGCAAGCCCTCCTTCAGGACGCTGCCGGCCGGAAGATCGACGCCGTTCCACTTCGGCCCGCTGATCTCGAGGCCGCCTCGGCTCTCTCCGGCAGGGTAGATCCAGCGGACCAACCGGTCGTCGAGCGCGTCGGACACCTCCTCGAACCTGTTCGGATAGAGCCACAGGGGGATGGTGTCGATCGCCGCACCCGTGTCATTGACGATTCGGATCGAAATGACGCCGTCGAGCGTCTCGCCGTCTTCCGAAAGCGACGCGTCGATGACGACCTTCTGCGCCGGGCCGATCTCGTCCGCGGCCAAGGCGCCGTTCTGGACCAGCAGCCCTGCGCAGAGCAGGGCCGAGATCAAGGGTGTGCGGCGTGCAGTCGACATCAACCGGGCTCATCGCGTTCTTCCAGAAAAGCCGGAAATCGGAATGTGCGAGGTACGAAGAGAACCTAAGGCTGGGGGCCGAGGCCCGCAAGGGAGCCCCGTTCAAAACTCCGCGGAGCCCGGCGTGCGGGCGAACGGGATCACGTCGCGGATGTTCTGCATGCCGGTGACGTACATGAGCGCGCGCTCGAAGCCGAGCCCGAACCCGGCGTGCGGCACGCCGCCGTACCGGCGCAGATCGAGGTACCACCAGTAGTCTTCCTTCTCGAGGCCGAACCGCGCGATCTGCGCCTCGAGCGCGGCGAGCCGCTCCTCTCGCTGCGAGCCGCCGATGATCTCGCCCACGTGCGGCACGAGGAGATCCATCGCCGCGACGGTCTTCCCGTCGTCGTTCGCGCGCATGTAGAATGCCTTGATCTCCTTGGGGTAGTCGATCAGGAACAGCGGCCTGCCCACGACCTCCTCGGTCAGGTACCGCTCGTGCTCGGACTGCAGATCCGCGCCCCAGTGCACCGGGAATTCGAACTTCCGGTCCGCCTTCTCGAGCCGGCCGACCGCCTCGGTGTACGTCATCGCCTCGAACGACGCCGCCACGAGCGCCTCGAGCCTCGCGCGCAGCCCCTTCTCGATGAGCTCGTCGAAGAAGTCGACCTCCTCCGGGCACCTCTCGAGCACGGCGCGCACGATCGAGCGGATGAACTCCTCGGCGAGCGCCATGTCCCCGCGCAGATCGCAGAACGCCATCTCCGGCTCGATCATCCAGAACTCGGCCGCGTGGCGCGAGGTGTTGGAGTTCTCGGCGCGGAACGTCGGGCCGAACGTGTAGACGTTACGGAACGCGAGCGCGAACACCTCGGCCTCGAGCTGCCCGCTCACCGTCAGCGCCGCCGGCTTGCCGAAGAAGTCCTGCGAGAAGTCGACCGCGCCGTCGAGGAGCGGCGGCGACTTGGGATCGAGGCAGGTGACGCGGAACATCTGGCCCGCGCCCTCGGCGTCCGAGGTGGTGATGATCGGCGCGTGCACCTGGATGAAGCCGCGCGCGTCGAAGAAGCTGTGGATGGCCATCTGGAGCGCGTGCCGCACGCGGAACACGGCGCCGAAGGTCCGCGCCCGTGGCCGCAGGTGCGCGATCGTCCGCAGGAACTCGAACGAGTGGCGCTTCTTCTGCAGCGGGTAGTCGGGCGCGCAGTCGCCCACCAGCGTGACGCGCTCGGCCTGGAGCTCCACGCGCTGGCCCTTGGCCGGGGACGCGACGAGCTCGCCCTCGATCCGCACCGCGGCGCCGAGGCCGATCCCGGACGCGATCCCGAAGTCCGCCGTTCCCTCTACGACGACCGCCTGGAGGTTGCCCATCGAGGATCCGTCGTTCAGCTCGAGGAAGGCGACGCCCTTGCTCTGGCGCGCCGTGCGCACCCACCCCTCGACGACGACGCCCGCGCGCGGCGCCTCGGAACCCAGGATCTGCTTGATCGTCTCGGTCATAACCAAAACTTAGTAGAGCAAACGGGCGGGCCGGTCAAACCCGCCCTCACCCCCCATGACGCCTTCCTCTTCCGCATCACCCTCTCCCGCCGGGAGAGGGCCGGGGTGAGGGCTTCCCATGTCCACCGCGCCGCGATATCTTCCTTTCATGAGCGACACCACGTGCCCGGGCTGCGGCCTCGCCTACGACCTGACGTCGTACCGCCCCGGCCAACGGTGCCGGTGCCGCTGCGGGCAGGTGCTCATCGCGCCGGACGCCGCCCCGCCACCGAAGATCGCGCGCACGATCCACTGCTCGGCGTGCGGCGGCAACCTCGCCCCGGGCCGGCCCGACTGCCCGTACTGCAACGCCCTCGTCGACCTGACCGACGCGCGGATGACCACCTACTGTTGCGCCTGCCTGTCGATGAACAAGGAGGGCGCCGCGTACTGCTCCGACTGCGGCGCGCCGATCGTCGAGGCGGTCGAGGCGCCGGAGCCGACGGAGGCCGAGTGCCCGAGGTGCCGCGCGCTCCTGCGCCGAAGGGACGTCCTGGGTTACAAGCCGCTCGAGTGCCCGATGTGCTGCGGCCTGTTCGTCGCATCGTCCGAGCTCGAGTCGCTCATCGAGGAGCAGAAGGACAAGGGCGAGATCGCCACGGTGACGCGCCAAGCACCCGAGCGCGCCTCTCTCGTGATCGAGGATGTCGCGTACCTCAAGTGCCCTCTGTGCGAGACGAGGATGAACCGCGTGAACTACGGCCGTCTGTCCGGCGTGATCATCGACACCTGCAAGGCGCACGGGCACTGGCTCGACCCGGGCGAGCTCGAGAAGATCGCGCGATGGGTCGCCACGGGCGGGCTCGAGAAGCTGCGCAAGCGGGAGGTGGAGGAGCTGCGCGCCGAGCGGGAGCGGCTCTCCTCCGCGCAGATCGCGGCGGCAGCGGCGCCCTCCCGGGTGTCCGGTTACGAGTTCGACGCCGGCTTCTGGGGCGGCTGGGCGATCGCGCGCATCCTGCGCGGCCTGTTCGGCTGAGACAATTATCGGTCTTTGAGATCACAGGCGGTGATATCAAACCGGTTCTTGCACCTTGCCATCCAACTTGAAGTCGCATTTTGCGACCTCAAGATCCACTTCGCCGAGCCCACGCTCTGGTTGAATTATCTTTAAGGTACCAAATTGGCACCTTAAACGCAGATCAGGTGACCTTGTCGCCCGGCTCGAGGGCGGCGTCGAACGTCGCGGCGCAGAGGCGCTTCTTGCCGCCGCCGCTCGCGGCGAGCACCATCCCCTCGGAGAGGCCGAACTTCATCTGCCGCGGCTTGAGGTTCGCGACGACGATCACCTTCCGCCCGACGAGCTTCGCGGGGTCCGGGTACGCGGCGCGGATCCCGGCGAAGATCTGCCGCAGCCTTCCTTCGCCGAGGTCGATCATCAGGCGCACGAGCTTGTCCGCACCCTCGACGAGGCCGCCTTCGCGGATCACGCCGACGCGCAGATCCGCCTTCGCGAACTCGTCGATCGTGATCTCCGGCCCGATCGGCTGCTCGAGCGTCGTCAAGCTCGCCGTAGCCTTGGCGGAGGCGGCCACGTCCAGAGCGGCCAGGTCGATCCTCGGAAACTTCGGCACCTCGCCCGAGAGCACGTACCCCGGCTTCAAGCCGCCGAACGCGGCGAGCTCGGCGAACGGCGCCGACCCGTCGAGCGGCCGCGCCTCGCCGAGGTAGTCGAGGATCTCGCGGCACTTGCGCGGCATGACGGGCGAGAGGAGCACGGCGGCGATCCGCACGACCTCGAGCGCCGTGTACAGCACGAGCTCGAGCTCGGCGCGCTTGTCCGGCTGCTTGGCGAGCTTCCAGGGCTCCTTCTGCGTGATGAAGACGTCCGCGGCCCCGATCGCCGCCCGCACGTCCTCGATCGCCGTGTGGAAGGCGCGCGCTTCGAACAGCTCCGCGTACCTCTCGACCGCGGCCCGGGTACGGCCCGCCGGCTCGGTCGCCGCGGCGGCCGCCGGGAGCTCGGGGAGCGCTCCGCCCAGGTACTTGCCCACCATCGACGCCGTGCGCGACAGGAGGTTGCCGAGCCCGTTCGCGAGCTCCGCGTTGTACCTTTCGACGAACAGCTCGTACGTGAAGCTCGAGTCGGTGCCGAACTTCATCTCGCGGAAGAAGAAGTAGCGCAGCGCCTCGATGCCGCCGTGCTCCTGGAACCGCTCGTCGAACTCGAGCGGCCGCACGACGTTGCCGAGCGACTTGGACATCTTCGACTCGCCCGAGAGCCAGTACCCGTGCACGTCGAGCCGCTTCGGGAGCTCTATTCCGGCGGACATGAGCATGGTCGGCCAGTAGATCGCGTGCGTCTTCAGGATGTCCTTGGCGATGAGGTGGTTGCACACCGGCCAGTACCGGGCGCGGAGGTCGCCCTGCGGCGACGCCGCGAGCGCGGACGGGTAGTTGAGCAGCGCGTCGTACCACACGTACGTCACGAACTTGTCGTCGAACGGCAGGTCGATGCCCCACGAGAGCCGCGTCTTCGGCCGCGAGATGCACAGATCCTCGAGCTTCTGCCCGAGGAACGAGAGCACCTCGTTCTTGTACCGCTCCGGTCGGATCCGGATCTCGTCCGCCTCGATCGCGGCGCGGAGCCGATCCTGGTACTTGCCCATGCGGAAGAAGTAGTTGGACTCCTTCACCTCCGCGGGCTTCGTCTTGTGATCCGGGCACATCCCGTCCACGAGCTCCGACAGGTTCATGTGCCGCTCGCACCCGACGCAATAGAGGCCGGTGTACTCGGCGAAGTAGATGTCGCCCGACGCGTGCACCTGCCGCAGGATCTCCCGGACGAACCGCTCGTGGCGCGGCTCCGTGGTGCGGATGAAGTCGTCGTTGTCGATCCCGAGTGCGGCCCAGGTGTCCTGGAACTTCTGCGACACGCGGTCGACGAGCGCCTGGGCCGTGATCCCCTGCTTGTCGGCGACCTGCTGGATCTTCTCGCCGTGCTCGTCCGTGCCGGTGAGGAAGTAGACGTCGTCGCCCATCATCTTGTGGAACCGCTTGAGCGTGTCCGCGAGCACCGTCGTGTACAGGTGGCCGATGTGCGGCTCCGCGTTGACGTAGTAGATGGGCGTCGTGAAGTAGACCGTTCGACCCATGGCGTCCCTCCGAAACGGAAAAGGCGGCACGAAAAGGCCGCCTTTGCGTGAGATCCTCGTTTTGGGTGGCGGGGGAGAGACTTGAACTCTCGACCTGTGGGTTATGAATCCACCGCTCTAGCCAGCTGAGCTACCCTGCCACGGGCGCCAAATTGTCTAAGGGAAAACCCGCTTGGGGTCAAGTCGGGAGGGGCGTCACGCCTTCTTGGCTTTGAACACGTGGTACGTCGCGCCGGCCAGCGCCGCGCCGACGAGCGGCGCCACCCAGAACAGCCAGAGCTGCTGGAGCGCCCAGCCGCCGACGAAGATCGCCTGGCTCGTGGACCGCGCAGGGTTCACGGAGGTGTTCGTCACCGGGATGCTGATGAGGTGGATGAGCGTCAGGCAGAGGCCGATCGCGACAGGCGCCAGACCGGCCGGCGCGCGCGGATCGGTCGAGCCGAGGATGACGATCAGGAAGATGTAAGTCAGCACGGCCTCGGCGATGAGCGCCGCGACCATGGAGTACCCGCTCGGCGAGTGCTCGCCGTAGCCGTTCGCCGCGAAGCCCCCGATGTCCTTGAAGTCGGCCTGGCCCGACACGATCGCGTAAAGGACCGCGGCGCCGATCGTCGCGCCCACGAGCTGCGCGATCACGTAGGCCGGCAGCTCCTTGGCCGGAAACCGGCCGCCGACGACCAGGCCGAGCGACACGGCCGGGTTCAGGTGGCAGCCGGAGATGTGGCCGATGGCGAACGCCATGGTCAGCACCGTGAGCCCGAACGCGAGGGCGACGCCCACGTAGCCGATCCCGACGTCCGGGATACCGCAGGCCAGCATCGCGGCGCCGCAACCGCCGAACACGAGCCAGAACGTCCCGATGAGCTCGGCGAACGACCTCTTCATCAATGACATGACGTCACTCCCCTTTCGGTTCGGTCGGTTCGAAACGGCGACTACTTCGCGCCGGTCATCTCGACGTAGGCGGCGCGCGACGGCTGATCCTGCGCGATGTCGTAGAGCAGCGCCTGGTACGCCTCCTCGGTCCAGCCGTTCGCCTGGAGCTGGGCCGCGGCCTGCTCCTGCTTCTGCTCGTCGGAGAGGGCCGCGTCGTTCAGCACCTTGTAGAGGCCGACCGCCTTCTCGATCTCCGCCTGCGGGACCGCCGGCGCCGGCGCCTTCGGGATCTCGGCGACCGGGGCCAGCATCGGCGCCGGCTTGTCGGGCTCGGCCGGCGGCGGCGCCGGCTCGCTGCAACCGGCGACCAGAACGAGGAACAACGCGGTCATCGAAACGCACATGACGGTTTTCATGTTCATTCTCCTGTCATCGGCTCAGTGGCCGCCCTTGCCTTCCTGCTTGCCCTTGCCCCCGGGCTGTCCCTTGCCCTCGGGCTGACCCTTGTCCTCGATCTTGCCCTTGTCGTCCGGCTTCCCGGCCTCGTCGGGCTTGCCCTTGTCGTCCGGCTTCCCGGCCTCGTCGGGCTTGCCCTTGTCGTCCGGCTTCCCGGCCTCGTCGGGCTTGCCCTTGTCGTCCGGCTTCCCGGCCTCGTCGGGCTTGCCCTCGCCGCCCTTCCTCACCTTGGGCTTCTTCTCCCAGTCCTCGTGCACGCACGCCACGAGCTCCGTGCCCCTCTTGCCCTGCGCGAGGCACGCGTGGACCACGTCCGAGAGCCCGTGATCCCTCGTGCGCTCCTGCGCCTGCTTCCTGAAGTGCCTCGCGACCTCCACGGCCGCCTCGGGCTCCGCCTTGTCTTCCTTCATCTTCCGGAGGGATTTCCCGATCTCCTCCTCGGTCGCGCCGGCCCTCACGGCGCCTTCGACCTCCTGGGGGAGCTCCGCCGTGGCCTTCAAGACGGTCAGCTTCAGGGTGTCCTTCACCACGATGTCCGTCTTGGCCGCCCCTGCCGGCGACGCCGCCAGGAACACGATGAGAAGCGGGCACACTGCTCTCCACATACCGTACCTCCTTTGAAAATTCCTCGGACCGTATATTCTTCGACC contains:
- the asnS gene encoding asparagine--tRNA ligase, whose amino-acid sequence is MTETIKQILGSEAPRAGVVVEGWVRTARQSKGVAFLELNDGSSMGNLQAVVVEGTADFGIASGIGLGAAVRIEGELVASPAKGQRVELQAERVTLVGDCAPDYPLQKKRHSFEFLRTIAHLRPRARTFGAVFRVRHALQMAIHSFFDARGFIQVHAPIITTSDAEGAGQMFRVTCLDPKSPPLLDGAVDFSQDFFGKPAALTVSGQLEAEVFALAFRNVYTFGPTFRAENSNTSRHAAEFWMIEPEMAFCDLRGDMALAEEFIRSIVRAVLERCPEEVDFFDELIEKGLRARLEALVAASFEAMTYTEAVGRLEKADRKFEFPVHWGADLQSEHERYLTEEVVGRPLFLIDYPKEIKAFYMRANDDGKTVAAMDLLVPHVGEIIGGSQREERLAALEAQIARFGLEKEDYWWYLDLRRYGGVPHAGFGLGFERALMYVTGMQNIRDVIPFARTPGSAEF
- a CDS encoding zf-TFIIB domain-containing protein, which gives rise to MSDTTCPGCGLAYDLTSYRPGQRCRCRCGQVLIAPDAAPPPKIARTIHCSACGGNLAPGRPDCPYCNALVDLTDARMTTYCCACLSMNKEGAAYCSDCGAPIVEAVEAPEPTEAECPRCRALLRRRDVLGYKPLECPMCCGLFVASSELESLIEEQKDKGEIATVTRQAPERASLVIEDVAYLKCPLCETRMNRVNYGRLSGVIIDTCKAHGHWLDPGELEKIARWVATGGLEKLRKREVEELRAERERLSSAQIAAAAAPSRVSGYEFDAGFWGGWAIARILRGLFG
- the metG gene encoding methionine--tRNA ligase; translated protein: MGRTVYFTTPIYYVNAEPHIGHLYTTVLADTLKRFHKMMGDDVYFLTGTDEHGEKIQQVADKQGITAQALVDRVSQKFQDTWAALGIDNDDFIRTTEPRHERFVREILRQVHASGDIYFAEYTGLYCVGCERHMNLSELVDGMCPDHKTKPAEVKESNYFFRMGKYQDRLRAAIEADEIRIRPERYKNEVLSFLGQKLEDLCISRPKTRLSWGIDLPFDDKFVTYVWYDALLNYPSALAASPQGDLRARYWPVCNHLIAKDILKTHAIYWPTMLMSAGIELPKRLDVHGYWLSGESKMSKSLGNVVRPLEFDERFQEHGGIEALRYFFFREMKFGTDSSFTYELFVERYNAELANGLGNLLSRTASMVGKYLGGALPELPAAAAATEPAGRTRAAVERYAELFEARAFHTAIEDVRAAIGAADVFITQKEPWKLAKQPDKRAELELVLYTALEVVRIAAVLLSPVMPRKCREILDYLGEARPLDGSAPFAELAAFGGLKPGYVLSGEVPKFPRIDLAALDVAASAKATASLTTLEQPIGPEITIDEFAKADLRVGVIREGGLVEGADKLVRLMIDLGEGRLRQIFAGIRAAYPDPAKLVGRKVIVVANLKPRQMKFGLSEGMVLAASGGGKKRLCAATFDAALEPGDKVT
- the aqpZ gene encoding aquaporin Z produces the protein MSLMKRSFAELIGTFWLVFGGCGAAMLACGIPDVGIGYVGVALAFGLTVLTMAFAIGHISGCHLNPAVSLGLVVGGRFPAKELPAYVIAQLVGATIGAAVLYAIVSGQADFKDIGGFAANGYGEHSPSGYSMVAALIAEAVLTYIFLIVILGSTDPRAPAGLAPVAIGLCLTLIHLISIPVTNTSVNPARSTSQAIFVGGWALQQLWLFWVAPLVGAALAGATYHVFKAKKA